Proteins found in one Paenibacillus borealis genomic segment:
- a CDS encoding sensor histidine kinase, with product MRRYWDRFKFHSLFIKIFIVMLISIIAVAIASSWTTVRMSEKLFMNTFSITNTKVISQIKASFESFHYSIVTATNNTQLSGTIKSFLTEEDSNSLRVLRTYYNMTTQMKKIQSTLDSYQVGVKIMGKNGRSYSTNTNNLLMSDQELQQHELTRNTLAEPKRLMYQFYEESSKDSPQKEAVIVASKALMERTTGDIYGTLYFTIHEQDFRPFYASFVSTGNDVAILNRDGVIVSSNRSDLMGQQAEDLLQFAKEIEEKGLDYKNIDFRGTDSILIADYLSSYDFYIVNLIDKKTALGQMVNSKMVVLICSAIVIVALIVVFLIFRRLTRSLTLLTRQMSKITQRNFHNYITVTGSFEFQELGHAYNYMLDELNEYVEKLVETQKEQRNAELAALQHQINPHFLYNTLASVNFLVQQGSQEKAVHTIHALISMLQNALSNVSESITVAQELENLKSYVFINHVRYGERIRVNFFISPDCMDFHLPKLIIQPFIENAFFHAFTKKSGGYIHILISQDAGSLLCEVVDNGDGMDTGEADLPMSGPASKRQLFTGIGIRNVHDRLVLMYGEEYGITIKSVPGEGTAIKIRLPLIPGQE from the coding sequence ATGCGCAGATATTGGGACCGTTTCAAATTCCACAGCCTGTTCATCAAAATATTCATCGTGATGCTGATCAGCATTATTGCTGTAGCCATCGCTTCTTCATGGACCACGGTTCGCATGTCGGAGAAGCTGTTCATGAACACCTTCAGCATTACGAATACCAAGGTGATCAGCCAGATCAAGGCGAGCTTCGAATCCTTTCATTATTCGATCGTTACCGCCACCAACAACACACAGCTGAGCGGCACCATCAAGAGCTTCCTCACGGAAGAAGACTCGAATTCCCTGCGGGTACTGCGGACCTATTACAATATGACGACGCAGATGAAGAAGATCCAGTCTACTCTGGACTCCTACCAGGTAGGGGTCAAAATCATGGGCAAAAACGGCCGCAGCTATTCCACCAACACGAACAATCTGCTGATGAGTGACCAGGAGCTGCAGCAGCATGAGCTGACCAGGAATACACTGGCTGAGCCGAAACGGCTGATGTACCAGTTCTATGAGGAGAGCAGTAAGGATTCCCCGCAGAAAGAGGCTGTGATCGTAGCCAGCAAAGCGCTCATGGAACGCACAACGGGCGATATTTACGGAACCTTGTATTTTACCATTCATGAGCAGGACTTCCGCCCCTTCTATGCGAGTTTTGTCAGCACGGGGAACGATGTGGCGATTCTGAACAGGGATGGAGTCATTGTCTCCAGCAACCGCAGTGATTTGATGGGCCAGCAGGCGGAGGATTTACTGCAGTTTGCCAAGGAGATTGAAGAGAAGGGGCTGGATTACAAAAATATTGATTTCCGGGGTACGGATTCCATTCTGATTGCAGATTACCTGTCGTCCTATGATTTCTATATTGTGAATCTGATTGATAAAAAGACAGCCCTCGGCCAGATGGTCAACAGTAAAATGGTAGTGCTGATCTGCTCCGCCATCGTAATCGTAGCCCTGATTGTGGTGTTTCTGATCTTCAGAAGGCTGACCCGGTCGCTGACCCTGCTTACCCGGCAGATGTCCAAGATCACCCAGCGGAACTTCCATAATTACATCACGGTAACCGGCAGCTTTGAATTTCAGGAGCTGGGACATGCCTATAACTATATGCTTGATGAGCTGAATGAGTATGTGGAGAAGCTGGTCGAGACGCAGAAGGAGCAGCGGAATGCCGAGCTTGCCGCCCTGCAGCATCAGATTAACCCGCATTTTCTGTATAATACGCTGGCCTCGGTCAACTTCCTGGTACAGCAGGGCAGCCAGGAGAAGGCGGTTCATACGATTCATGCCCTGATCTCCATGCTGCAGAATGCGCTGAGCAATGTCAGTGAGAGCATCACGGTGGCGCAGGAGCTGGAGAATCTGAAGTCCTATGTGTTTATTAACCATGTACGCTACGGGGAACGGATCAGAGTGAATTTCTTCATTTCACCGGACTGTATGGACTTCCATCTGCCGAAGCTGATCATTCAGCCGTTTATTGAGAATGCTTTTTTCCATGCGTTTACGAAGAAAAGCGGCGGATATATCCATATCCTCATCTCCCAGGATGCGGGATCCCTGCTCTGCGAGGTTGTCGATAACGGGGATGGTATGGACACCGGTGAAGCTGATCTCCCCATGTCCGGGCCTGCGAGCAAGCGCCAGCTGTTCACAGGAATTGGAATCAGGAATGTGCATGACCGGCTGGTGCTGATGTATGGCGAAGAGTACGGGATTACTATTAAAAGCGTACCTGGTGAGGGGACAGCCATTAAAATCCGCCTGCCGCTGATCCCGGGACAAGAATAA
- a CDS encoding DinB family protein: MQTLFRYNWMIREEWYKWCEELPEEELLKERIGGMGGILKTLVHIIDVELSWIRDMEGKPDFRADFPEFGTLQKIRELDARFRPEVEQFVLAWHEGLERNILKDERADGRVIEDAWGEIMRHIIAHEIHHIGQLSVWSRELGKKPVSANLVGRGLAGSLPGGE, encoded by the coding sequence ATGCAAACATTATTCCGTTATAACTGGATGATCCGCGAGGAATGGTACAAATGGTGTGAGGAGCTGCCTGAGGAAGAGCTGCTGAAAGAACGGATAGGCGGAATGGGCGGGATTCTGAAGACACTGGTTCATATTATCGATGTGGAATTGAGCTGGATACGGGATATGGAGGGCAAGCCTGATTTTCGGGCCGATTTCCCGGAGTTTGGCACTCTGCAGAAGATCAGGGAGCTGGATGCAAGGTTCCGGCCGGAGGTGGAGCAGTTTGTGCTGGCCTGGCATGAGGGGCTGGAGCGGAACATACTGAAGGATGAGCGGGCGGATGGACGGGTCATTGAGGATGCCTGGGGTGAGATTATGCGCCATATTATTGCTCATGAGATTCATCATATCGGCCAGCTTTCCGTCTGGTCCAGGGAGCTCGGCAAGAAGCCGGTATCCGCCAATCTGGTAGGCAGAGGGCTTGCGGGCAGTTTGCCCGGCGGAGAATAA
- a CDS encoding stalk domain-containing protein: MKQNKRLLAGLLAAGMSLVLLVGSNPGKVHAAPKDYPVLLKINEYYVLYTAPKPPYVDANYRTMIPLRSISELLGAKVSYDANSKTATIGMDDVTVIFTIGSKSVSVNGVAGSMDTVPVMEQNSMFIPVSVLAGSLGIVSKWDQSNHLYTLTGDTLMQTDIIKLALEDLERSAFGAPPGAIISNDAFRPVSYTYDPAKGSFTVKSQNITGNDIPAGAADVAAYVVFKDSVQFPVQKRERPAVGKDGFTLVTAQKQSPYPPLYLLVKGRLLDRSPI, from the coding sequence ATGAAACAGAATAAGAGATTACTGGCGGGGCTGCTGGCAGCGGGAATGAGCTTAGTATTGTTGGTAGGAAGTAATCCGGGCAAGGTGCATGCAGCGCCTAAGGATTACCCGGTATTGCTGAAGATCAACGAGTATTATGTGCTCTACACGGCCCCTAAGCCGCCTTATGTGGATGCGAACTACCGGACGATGATACCGCTGCGCTCGATCAGCGAGCTGCTCGGGGCGAAGGTCAGCTACGATGCCAACAGTAAAACAGCTACAATTGGAATGGATGATGTAACGGTTATTTTCACGATCGGGTCGAAATCCGTTTCCGTTAACGGGGTTGCCGGCTCCATGGATACGGTTCCGGTGATGGAGCAGAATTCGATGTTCATTCCGGTCAGTGTGCTGGCGGGCAGTTTGGGCATCGTGAGTAAATGGGATCAGAGTAATCATCTCTATACACTGACAGGTGACACTCTGATGCAGACGGATATTATTAAATTAGCATTAGAGGATTTGGAGAGAAGCGCCTTTGGAGCACCGCCGGGGGCGATTATCAGCAACGATGCTTTCCGGCCTGTCTCTTACACCTATGACCCGGCAAAGGGCAGCTTTACTGTTAAGTCGCAGAATATAACCGGAAATGATATTCCGGCAGGAGCAGCGGATGTAGCAGCATATGTGGTGTTCAAAGATTCAGTTCAGTTCCCGGTGCAGAAACGGGAAAGACCGGCTGTCGGGAAGGACGGGTTCACCTTGGTTACCGCTCAGAAGCAATCGCCCTATCCCCCGCTTTATTTGCTTGTCAAAGGGAGGCTGCTGGACCGCTCCCCTATATAA
- a CDS encoding carbohydrate ABC transporter permease yields the protein MAKSKRFFMYLFLSIAAIVSIFPFLWMVVSSTNKSVDVTRGRLLPGTHLLDNFQKLLDTTDLQLSLINSAKISITTTLLALLIASLAGYGFEVFRSRSKDIVFNILLLSMMIPFAALMIPLYRMFGKISNVFPWMGIDTMTSVILPTVTTAFLIFFFRQSTKMFPKELLEAGRMDGLSELGIFLRIYLPTMKTTYAAGAIITFMSSWNNYLWPLIVLQTPQTKTMPLLISTLGSGYAPDYGMIMIAIVIGTIPTALVFFVMQKQFVAGMIGSVK from the coding sequence ATGGCTAAGAGCAAACGTTTCTTCATGTATCTGTTCCTCAGCATCGCGGCCATCGTCTCGATCTTCCCGTTCCTGTGGATGGTGGTCAGCTCCACGAACAAGTCGGTTGACGTCACCCGCGGGCGGCTGCTGCCCGGTACACATCTGCTGGATAATTTCCAGAAGCTGCTGGACACCACAGATCTGCAGTTATCCCTGATCAATTCCGCTAAAATCTCGATCACCACCACGCTGCTGGCGCTGCTGATTGCCTCGCTGGCCGGTTACGGCTTCGAAGTCTTCCGCAGCCGCTCGAAGGACATTGTGTTCAACATTCTGCTGTTGTCGATGATGATTCCGTTCGCCGCGCTGATGATTCCGCTGTACCGGATGTTCGGCAAGATCTCGAATGTGTTCCCGTGGATGGGCATTGATACGATGACTTCGGTCATTCTGCCTACGGTGACTACGGCCTTCCTGATCTTCTTCTTCCGGCAGAGCACGAAGATGTTCCCGAAGGAGCTGCTGGAGGCAGGACGGATGGATGGGCTTAGCGAGCTGGGCATCTTCCTGCGCATCTATCTTCCGACTATGAAGACCACTTACGCCGCCGGGGCAATCATCACTTTCATGTCGAGCTGGAACAACTATCTCTGGCCGCTGATCGTGCTGCAGACCCCGCAGACGAAGACGATGCCGCTTCTGATCTCCACACTCGGTTCGGGCTACGCCCCGGACTACGGTATGATTATGATCGCTATTGTGATCGGCACGATCCCTACGGCACTGGTGTTTTTTGTGATGCAGAAGCAGTTTGTGGCTGGGATGATCGGGTCGGTGAAATAA
- a CDS encoding ABC transporter substrate-binding protein, with amino-acid sequence MKKGIALLLICLLMLTACSSNSNSNSGSKNTGNAAADTGTAGNSATTAPAQAKEITIWAWDPAFNIAALEVAKAEYAKTNPDVKINIVEYAQNDIIQKLNTGLNSGTTKGLPNIVLIEDYRSQSFLQSYKDSFYDLSSSIKGSDFADYKAGPTSLDGKQYGIPFDSGVTGLYVRTDYLEQAGYKLADLQDIDWNKYIEIGKAVKEKTGKALITLDPNDLGLIRMMIQSAGEWYLKEDGKTPNIAGNAPLKEAFEIYKGLTDSNVANVHADWSQFVAALNSGDVASVPTGNWITPSITAEASQSGKWAIAPLPKLTANESVHASNLGGSSWYVMNVDGKETAADFMAKTFGSNVEMYQKLLTDIGVIGTFKAAAGGEAYGQANEFFGGQKVVSDFAAWTEQIPSVNYGINTYAIEDILIVEMQNYLNGKDIDSVLSDAQAQAESQIK; translated from the coding sequence ATGAAAAAAGGCATTGCGTTATTGCTGATTTGCCTGCTTATGCTTACTGCCTGCAGTTCCAATTCGAACTCTAACTCCGGCTCTAAGAACACAGGTAATGCCGCTGCGGACACCGGAACGGCGGGGAATTCGGCAACCACAGCACCTGCTCAGGCGAAAGAAATTACAATTTGGGCCTGGGACCCTGCATTCAATATTGCCGCGCTGGAAGTAGCCAAAGCGGAATATGCCAAAACTAACCCTGATGTCAAAATTAACATTGTAGAGTACGCACAGAATGATATTATCCAGAAGCTGAATACAGGCCTTAACTCCGGTACAACCAAAGGCCTGCCGAATATCGTGCTGATCGAGGATTACCGCTCCCAGAGCTTCCTGCAATCCTATAAGGATTCCTTCTATGATCTCAGCAGCTCGATTAAAGGCTCCGACTTCGCTGATTATAAAGCAGGACCAACCAGCCTGGACGGCAAGCAGTACGGCATTCCTTTTGACTCCGGCGTAACCGGACTCTATGTCAGAACCGATTATCTGGAGCAGGCAGGCTATAAGCTGGCCGATCTGCAGGATATCGACTGGAACAAATATATTGAAATCGGCAAAGCTGTGAAAGAGAAGACCGGCAAGGCGCTGATTACACTGGACCCGAACGACCTTGGGCTGATTCGGATGATGATTCAATCCGCCGGTGAATGGTATTTGAAGGAAGACGGCAAGACGCCGAATATTGCCGGCAATGCGCCGCTGAAGGAAGCTTTTGAAATCTATAAAGGGCTGACAGATTCCAATGTGGCGAATGTGCATGCCGACTGGAGCCAGTTCGTTGCTGCGCTGAACAGCGGGGATGTGGCTTCGGTGCCGACAGGCAACTGGATAACGCCTTCAATCACGGCTGAAGCATCGCAATCCGGCAAGTGGGCCATCGCACCGCTTCCGAAGCTGACCGCGAATGAGTCGGTTCATGCCTCGAATCTCGGCGGCAGCTCATGGTATGTGATGAATGTGGACGGCAAGGAAACGGCAGCAGACTTCATGGCGAAGACCTTCGGCTCCAATGTGGAAATGTACCAGAAGCTGCTCACGGACATCGGTGTCATCGGTACGTTCAAAGCGGCTGCGGGCGGGGAGGCTTACGGCCAGGCTAATGAGTTCTTCGGCGGCCAGAAGGTTGTATCGGATTTCGCCGCCTGGACAGAGCAGATTCCAAGTGTTAATTACGGTATCAATACCTACGCTATCGAAGACATCCTTATTGTTGAAATGCAGAATTATCTGAACGGCAAGGACATTGACAGTGTGCTGAGCGATGCCCAGGCCCAGGCCGAATCGCAGATTAAATAG
- a CDS encoding DUF1835 domain-containing protein, whose translation MGPLRQLDSPEGRKARSDWFLQNILGYFTASDEGEEIYTELMDKLEQIPEQAEVVIWTSGNACEQTGLRLAVHLLGNRPSGIVVCDACAICEELYNTPDASIKYRSSGEIPADKLREALLRIHDGRKLTAADITRLDQEWQNISEQSRVLRIWQDNAVLEVPADYYDSYLLEKLDYLKPPSGDDGFLKSARLVGEALGYCEQYIGDAYFEHRLRELIYSGVLEIKGVPTAMRFYSIRRKQGRETER comes from the coding sequence ATAGGTCCGCTTCGCCAGCTGGATTCGCCGGAGGGAAGGAAGGCCCGGAGTGACTGGTTTCTCCAGAATATCCTGGGATACTTTACCGCCAGCGATGAGGGCGAAGAAATATATACGGAGCTTATGGACAAGCTGGAGCAGATTCCCGAACAGGCTGAGGTCGTGATCTGGACCAGCGGCAATGCCTGCGAGCAGACCGGACTGCGTCTTGCTGTTCATCTGCTGGGGAACAGACCGAGCGGCATTGTGGTGTGCGATGCCTGCGCAATCTGTGAAGAGCTGTACAACACTCCGGATGCCTCCATCAAATACCGTAGTTCCGGTGAGATTCCTGCGGATAAGCTTCGGGAGGCACTCCTGCGCATCCACGACGGCCGCAAGCTTACTGCTGCGGATATCACGCGGCTGGACCAGGAATGGCAGAACATCTCTGAGCAGTCCCGGGTATTGCGGATATGGCAAGACAATGCTGTACTTGAGGTACCGGCTGACTATTATGACAGCTACCTGCTGGAGAAGCTGGACTACCTGAAGCCGCCGTCCGGAGATGACGGATTTCTGAAATCCGCACGGTTAGTTGGAGAGGCACTGGGATATTGTGAGCAGTATATTGGAGACGCTTATTTTGAACACAGGTTGCGAGAACTGATCTATAGCGGTGTTCTTGAGATTAAGGGTGTTCCGACAGCGATGAGATTCTACAGCATCAGACGCAAGCAGGGCAGGGAAACTGAACGTTGA
- a CDS encoding response regulator transcription factor, with translation MNQICKVLIVDDEILVRQGIKYVLDWEREGFQIVGEAANGQEALNSLPALQPHIIITDIVMPVMDGEELTRLVKRDYPATEVIVLSSFSEFHYVRSTFQNGVADYILKPKLEAGSLLQVLQKTRERIPELGAAAAGVQPEAAPQRLDALLSRIISGYRLQPEGEAFVKRQLPQDCFSFLGWETGQTGTAGVVSVDGNAATAGADNAGNDADALTAITAAVTGELERTVPGLVQCIIHGGEPNAALLLVNLQEEQWPALLQAVNKLAHALAGQEPELRLTLSRSFGSLSELAAVYQESVLKLRQYRFFMPDQVLLVYDELPQREAQLPKFNLTQFTEQLKRQQLEEAFGDLHQHVDALSRQYDGDVFQFKSFLGNIIFNVTNQFSHLGELEEGKYGLFRAIDEAGTADGAVRILDHFLARVMELTSSAAPTPGSNANMAKLLQYMEEHYAEPLSLTELARHFHFNPSYLSSLFTTYNQEGFKEHLNTIRTGKAAELLRAGEAPISEISSMVGYGDHSYFCKVFKKYTGLSPSGYRRQHYGQE, from the coding sequence GTGAATCAAATATGCAAAGTGCTGATTGTGGACGATGAAATTCTGGTCCGGCAGGGGATTAAATATGTGCTGGACTGGGAACGCGAAGGGTTTCAGATTGTAGGTGAAGCGGCCAACGGGCAGGAAGCGCTGAATTCGCTTCCGGCACTGCAGCCGCATATCATCATTACCGATATTGTGATGCCGGTGATGGACGGTGAGGAGTTAACACGCTTAGTGAAGCGGGATTATCCCGCTACAGAGGTGATCGTGCTGAGTAGCTTCAGCGAATTCCATTATGTGCGCTCCACGTTCCAGAATGGGGTGGCCGATTATATTCTGAAGCCGAAGCTGGAGGCCGGTTCGCTGCTCCAGGTGCTGCAGAAGACCCGGGAGCGTATCCCGGAACTGGGAGCAGCCGCGGCTGGAGTTCAGCCGGAAGCGGCACCCCAGCGGCTGGATGCCCTGCTCAGCCGGATTATCTCAGGCTACCGGCTGCAGCCTGAGGGCGAGGCGTTCGTGAAGCGGCAGCTTCCGCAGGACTGCTTCAGCTTCCTCGGCTGGGAGACCGGACAGACCGGAACTGCCGGTGTTGTCAGTGTTGACGGCAATGCTGCCACCGCTGGTGCCGATAACGCAGGCAATGACGCAGATGCATTGACAGCCATCACCGCAGCTGTAACCGGGGAACTGGAACGGACTGTTCCAGGACTGGTGCAGTGCATTATCCATGGCGGCGAGCCGAATGCAGCACTGCTGCTGGTCAACCTGCAGGAAGAGCAGTGGCCGGCGCTCTTGCAGGCTGTGAATAAGCTGGCCCACGCCTTGGCCGGACAAGAGCCTGAGCTGCGCCTGACCCTGAGCCGGAGCTTCGGTTCGCTCAGCGAACTGGCTGCCGTCTATCAGGAGAGTGTTCTGAAGCTGAGGCAGTACCGCTTCTTCATGCCAGACCAGGTGTTGCTGGTCTACGATGAGCTGCCGCAGCGGGAAGCACAGCTGCCGAAATTCAACCTGACCCAGTTCACGGAGCAGCTGAAGCGCCAGCAGCTGGAGGAGGCGTTCGGCGATCTGCATCAGCATGTCGATGCACTAAGCCGGCAATATGACGGGGATGTGTTTCAGTTCAAGTCCTTCCTCGGCAATATTATCTTCAATGTGACGAATCAGTTCAGCCATCTGGGGGAGCTGGAGGAAGGGAAATACGGGCTGTTCCGGGCCATAGATGAGGCAGGCACAGCGGATGGGGCCGTGCGGATTCTGGATCATTTTCTTGCCCGGGTCATGGAGCTGACCTCATCAGCAGCGCCGACACCAGGGAGCAATGCCAATATGGCCAAGCTGCTCCAGTACATGGAGGAGCATTATGCGGAGCCGCTGAGTCTTACGGAGCTGGCCCGTCATTTTCATTTCAACCCTTCCTACCTGTCCAGTCTGTTCACGACCTACAATCAGGAGGGCTTCAAGGAGCATCTCAATACGATCCGCACGGGCAAGGCGGCAGAGCTGTTGCGGGCAGGCGAGGCGCCGATTTCCGAGATTAGCAGCATGGTCGGATACGGGGATCACAGCTATTTTTGCAAAGTGTTCAAGAAATATACCGGCTTGTCCCCGAGCGGCTACAGACGTCAGCATTACGGGCAGGAGTAG
- a CDS encoding carbohydrate ABC transporter permease: MKKTNSSVSIRTKSVLTGWSFVLLAVILIFVFYFYPMLQALILSFQTGTGSNLTFTGFDNYSRLLSDKTFITSVKNTFIYLLVQVPLMIVLALFISVLLNDSKLKFKGFFRTAIFLPCVTSLVAYSVVFKYLFAGNGLVNTMLLKLHLVSAPIEWITDPFWAKITIIIAITWRWTGYNMIFYLSALQNIDSSIYEAARIDGASASRQFFGITVPLLKPIILFTSITSTIGTLQLFDEVMNITKGGPGNATQTISQYIYNLSFKYSADFGYAATVSYSIVIMIALLSVIQFKVAGDKNG, from the coding sequence GTGAAAAAAACTAATTCGAGCGTGAGTATCCGTACCAAAAGCGTATTGACCGGATGGTCCTTCGTCCTGCTCGCGGTCATTCTGATCTTCGTCTTCTATTTCTACCCGATGCTCCAGGCGCTGATTCTGTCGTTCCAGACAGGAACGGGCAGCAATCTGACTTTCACCGGATTCGATAACTATTCACGGCTGCTGTCCGACAAAACGTTCATTACGTCCGTTAAGAACACCTTCATTTATCTGCTGGTGCAAGTGCCGCTGATGATTGTACTGGCGCTCTTTATCTCGGTGCTGCTGAATGACAGCAAGCTGAAATTTAAGGGCTTTTTCCGGACGGCGATCTTCCTGCCCTGTGTAACCTCGCTGGTTGCCTATTCCGTAGTGTTCAAATATTTGTTTGCCGGCAACGGACTGGTGAACACCATGCTGCTGAAGCTCCATCTGGTCAGTGCTCCGATTGAATGGATTACCGACCCGTTCTGGGCCAAAATTACGATTATTATCGCGATCACGTGGCGCTGGACGGGCTACAATATGATTTTTTACCTGTCTGCCCTGCAAAATATTGACAGTTCCATCTACGAGGCCGCCAGAATTGATGGGGCTTCGGCGTCACGGCAGTTCTTCGGAATTACTGTCCCGCTGCTGAAGCCGATCATCCTGTTTACCTCGATCACATCCACCATCGGTACCCTGCAGCTATTCGATGAGGTCATGAATATTACGAAGGGCGGACCGGGAAATGCGACACAGACGATCTCCCAGTACATTTATAATTTGTCGTTCAAATATTCAGCAGACTTCGGCTATGCAGCCACCGTATCGTATTCCATCGTGATTATGATTGCGCTGCTGTCGGTCATCCAGTTCAAAGTGGCAGGTGATAAAAATGGCTAA
- a CDS encoding CotH kinase family protein translates to MLKKLMLTSLSLAVAASVTAVAGIPAAVYAADAGTAQAYESLFTPDKIINVKVTIADEDWTSILASPLDKEYKSVTVDVDGNVLKNVGFSTKGNLTLKSVASMTDSDRYSFRLKFDKYDKTQTLLGLDKIVLNNSYSDPSFLREYLHYEALRSIGEDVPLTVFTNLYINGELYGFYVGVEAVDDSYLERNFGEDADSGVLYDTEEQSYLKAEEGSDYDSLTYETGTEDDKASLKNFISVLNAMPDGEKGNIESVLDVDSALKYIAANAVLGNYDSYNGDKGHNYLLYGDAAGKYSVIPWDMNMSFNGYTGGGGRAVKGTAASNTTATGTAASAASITAAASAVNAVTASIDTPTLGIDVDQVPLIGNLLEVPEYKARYNTYVSELVTYLEGIQSRITGLASLIRPYVQADPTKFYTMEQFENNVAYTADAAGMGSGTMTPPAGTEGLTMPSGTPPARPAGTGTTAGTAPSPAPAATATTATATASAGTAAGAATRPEGGQAGGAGQGMGTMAAGSLMTFALNRLANLQEQLGLTVTPLPEVVKTAAGSSTADAGTPAATGTASRTGISVLLNGAVVDFQDQQPVNKDGRVLVPVNAILSALGAEVTWDQAAKKITAVKGSTTIIMTIGSKTASINGQALTLDVPAQIIGNRTLVPVRFISEGLGLDVLWNAAAQTVTASAKASGA, encoded by the coding sequence ATGTTGAAAAAGCTGATGCTGACGTCATTATCACTGGCGGTAGCGGCGTCGGTAACTGCGGTTGCAGGCATTCCTGCTGCGGTTTATGCGGCGGATGCGGGAACAGCACAGGCATATGAGTCATTGTTCACCCCGGATAAGATCATTAATGTGAAGGTAACGATTGCTGACGAGGACTGGACAAGTATCCTGGCTAGCCCGCTGGACAAGGAGTATAAAAGTGTAACCGTAGATGTGGATGGAAATGTGCTGAAGAATGTAGGCTTCTCGACCAAGGGGAACCTGACGCTTAAGTCTGTAGCATCCATGACGGATTCGGACCGGTACAGCTTCCGGCTGAAGTTCGATAAGTACGACAAGACGCAGACCCTGCTGGGGCTGGATAAAATAGTGCTTAACAACAGCTACTCCGATCCGTCATTTCTGCGCGAATACCTGCATTATGAAGCCTTGCGCTCTATAGGTGAGGATGTTCCGCTGACAGTATTCACTAATCTGTACATCAACGGTGAGTTGTATGGCTTCTATGTCGGCGTTGAAGCTGTGGATGACAGTTATCTGGAGCGTAATTTCGGTGAGGATGCCGATTCCGGTGTGCTATACGATACGGAAGAGCAGAGTTATCTGAAGGCTGAAGAAGGCAGTGACTATGATTCACTGACTTATGAGACCGGTACTGAGGATGACAAGGCTTCACTCAAGAATTTCATCAGCGTATTGAATGCAATGCCTGACGGAGAGAAGGGCAATATTGAAAGTGTACTGGATGTAGATTCTGCACTGAAATATATCGCTGCCAATGCCGTGCTCGGCAACTATGACAGCTACAACGGGGATAAGGGACATAATTATCTGCTGTATGGCGATGCAGCGGGCAAATATTCCGTGATTCCCTGGGATATGAATATGTCTTTTAACGGATACACGGGCGGAGGCGGAAGAGCGGTAAAGGGTACTGCTGCAAGCAATACTACAGCAACCGGAACGGCCGCGTCTGCAGCTTCAATCACGGCTGCTGCTTCAGCGGTCAATGCCGTTACGGCTTCCATCGATACACCCACACTCGGGATTGATGTGGATCAGGTTCCGCTGATCGGCAACCTGCTGGAGGTGCCCGAATATAAGGCCAGATACAATACGTATGTGTCTGAGCTGGTTACTTATCTGGAAGGCATCCAGAGCCGGATTACCGGGCTTGCTTCACTGATCCGGCCGTATGTGCAGGCTGATCCGACCAAGTTCTACACCATGGAACAGTTCGAGAACAATGTGGCTTACACAGCTGATGCAGCCGGAATGGGCAGCGGAACCATGACACCTCCTGCCGGTACAGAAGGGTTAACGATGCCAAGCGGAACTCCTCCGGCGCGTCCGGCAGGAACGGGTACAACGGCAGGGACGGCTCCTTCACCGGCGCCGGCTGCGACAGCAACCACAGCAACGGCAACAGCATCAGCCGGCACTGCCGCCGGAGCAGCAACCCGGCCCGAAGGGGGCCAGGCTGGAGGAGCAGGCCAAGGCATGGGGACGATGGCAGCGGGATCACTGATGACCTTTGCATTGAACAGGCTCGCTAATCTGCAGGAGCAGCTCGGCCTGACCGTTACACCGCTGCCGGAGGTCGTCAAGACAGCGGCGGGCAGCAGTACGGCGGATGCGGGAACACCGGCAGCTACAGGAACAGCAAGCAGAACAGGCATTTCTGTACTGCTTAACGGCGCAGTGGTTGATTTCCAGGATCAGCAGCCAGTCAACAAGGATGGAAGAGTGCTGGTACCTGTGAATGCTATTCTCAGTGCGCTGGGCGCAGAGGTGACCTGGGACCAGGCTGCCAAGAAAATCACTGCGGTTAAAGGAAGCACTACAATCATCATGACCATTGGCAGCAAAACTGCTTCGATTAACGGACAGGCGCTTACGCTGGATGTTCCTGCGCAGATCATCGGCAACCGGACTCTGGTTCCGGTAAGATTCATCTCCGAGGGACTCGGTCTGGATGTGCTCTGGAATGCTGCGGCACAAACCGTAACAGCCTCGGCCAAGGCGAGTGGAGCTTAG